Proteins from a genomic interval of Hydrogenophaga sp. PAMC20947:
- a CDS encoding ABC transporter substrate-binding protein — protein MCAVSLQAQAANEIVVGQSVPLTGVAASVGIPLAAGTQAVIDAVNATGGIRGTKIKLITLDDNFVPARSHENVKKLVGEDKAVAVLNVIGAPNSEGLVKQNILSDANVPLIGPFTASSGVRALKSPHIFFVAAGAQHEADTMVKQARSMGLTRFGVMYQNDLFGQDGLAEVQRAAKEVGAEVTATGPFERNAEDIQPAIDALGKSSVPVIFMFAPGVTSAKFAAMYRKQYGKGTLLISSSAGSTSAIVAAAPTPADASGIGLVQVLPNPASNKEGISKDYRAHMSKYGGKDWKPSSYGLQGYVSGRLLVDALRAVQGPVTGASVIDALEAMKKHAVSSLVYDFSSGNRQGMTYTEIGIIGSAGKLLN, from the coding sequence AATCTGTGCCTTTGACCGGCGTGGCGGCATCGGTGGGTATCCCTCTGGCCGCGGGCACACAGGCGGTGATTGATGCGGTGAATGCCACGGGCGGCATCCGCGGGACCAAAATCAAGTTGATCACGCTGGACGACAACTTCGTGCCCGCCCGTTCACACGAGAATGTGAAGAAGCTGGTCGGCGAAGACAAGGCGGTGGCGGTGCTCAACGTGATTGGTGCGCCCAACAGCGAAGGCCTGGTCAAACAAAACATCTTGTCCGACGCCAACGTGCCGCTGATCGGTCCGTTCACGGCTTCGTCGGGTGTGCGCGCGCTTAAAAGCCCTCACATATTTTTTGTCGCGGCCGGCGCGCAGCACGAAGCCGACACCATGGTCAAGCAGGCGCGATCGATGGGGTTGACGCGCTTTGGGGTGATGTACCAGAACGACCTGTTCGGGCAGGACGGGCTGGCCGAAGTTCAGCGGGCCGCCAAGGAGGTGGGCGCGGAAGTGACCGCCACGGGGCCTTTTGAGCGCAACGCCGAAGACATCCAGCCTGCGATCGATGCCTTGGGGAAATCGTCGGTCCCGGTCATTTTCATGTTCGCGCCCGGGGTGACCAGCGCCAAGTTTGCCGCCATGTACCGCAAGCAATACGGCAAAGGCACCTTGCTGATCTCGTCCAGCGCGGGCAGCACCAGCGCGATCGTGGCGGCTGCGCCGACACCAGCCGACGCTTCTGGCATCGGGCTGGTGCAGGTGTTGCCCAACCCGGCCAGCAACAAAGAGGGGATCTCCAAGGACTACCGGGCGCACATGAGCAAGTACGGTGGCAAAGACTGGAAACCCTCCAGCTATGGCTTGCAAGGGTATGTGAGCGGTCGCCTGCTGGTGGATGCCTTGAGGGCTGTCCAGGGCCCGGTGACGGGCGCCAGCGTGATCGACGCGCTGGAGGCCATGAAAAAGCACGCCGTCAGCAGCCTGGTCTACGATTTTTCCAGTGGCAACCGCCAGGGCATGACCTACACCGAGATCGGCATCATCGGCTCCGCCGGCAAGCTGCTGAACTGA
- the htpG gene encoding molecular chaperone HtpG produces the protein MSKQTLSFQAEVAQLLHLVTHSLYSNPEIFLRELVSNASDACDKLRFEALNDAALFEDAPNLDVRVSFDKAAKTITITDNGIGMSQAEAVEHLGTIAKSGTKDFMGKLSGDQKKDSQLIGQFGVGFYSGFIVADQIVVESRRAGMPANEGVRWTSGGTGEFEVEAIERAARGTTITLHVREDQAEFLSHWKLKSLVTKYSDHISLPILMQKEEWDAEKSEHVQKDEWEAVNSANALWARSKKDISDEQYVEFYKNLSYDQDAPLAWSHNRVEGSTEYTQLLYIPGKAPMDMWNRDRKAGIKLYVRRVFIMDEAESLMPSYLRWVKGVVDSADLPLNVSRELLQESRDVKAIREGNTRRVLAMLEDLAKKDKAPEATETADGVTDVVSDEDKAAAEKDAGKYSAFYAEFGSVLKEGLGEDFANREKLAKLLRYASTTTDTVSVGFADYKARMKEGQDAIYYITGDSLAAAKNSPQLEVFKKKGIEVLLMADRVDEWAMSHVQEFDGTPLQSVAKGAVDLGKLQDDDEKKAAEAAAESFKPTLDRLKESLKDKAKDVRVTTRLVDSPACLVVEDGDISNQLTRMLKAAGQPAPTSQPILEVNAEHPLVKKLETSAHFDDLAHILFDQALLAEGGLPDDPATYVKRVTSLLV, from the coding sequence ATGAGCAAACAAACCCTGTCTTTCCAGGCCGAGGTCGCACAGCTGCTGCACCTCGTCACCCATTCGCTGTATTCCAATCCCGAGATCTTCTTGCGCGAGCTGGTGTCCAATGCGTCGGACGCCTGCGACAAGCTGCGTTTTGAGGCGTTGAACGACGCAGCGCTGTTTGAAGATGCGCCCAACCTCGATGTGCGCGTGTCCTTTGACAAGGCCGCCAAAACCATCACCATCACCGACAACGGCATTGGCATGAGCCAGGCCGAGGCCGTGGAGCACCTGGGCACGATCGCCAAGAGCGGTACCAAGGACTTCATGGGCAAGCTTTCGGGCGACCAGAAGAAAGACTCGCAGCTCATCGGTCAGTTTGGCGTGGGCTTTTACTCGGGCTTCATCGTGGCCGACCAGATCGTCGTCGAGTCGCGCCGCGCCGGGATGCCCGCCAACGAAGGTGTGCGCTGGACCAGCGGTGGCACCGGTGAATTTGAAGTGGAAGCCATTGAGCGCGCCGCACGCGGCACCACCATCACGCTGCATGTGCGCGAAGACCAGGCCGAGTTCCTGAGCCACTGGAAACTCAAGTCGCTGGTCACCAAATACTCCGACCACATCAGCCTGCCCATCCTGATGCAAAAGGAAGAGTGGGATGCCGAGAAGAGCGAGCATGTTCAGAAAGACGAGTGGGAAGCCGTGAATTCGGCGAACGCACTCTGGGCGCGCAGCAAGAAAGACATTTCCGACGAGCAGTACGTCGAGTTCTACAAGAACCTCAGCTACGACCAGGACGCGCCGCTGGCCTGGAGCCACAACCGCGTGGAAGGCAGCACCGAATACACCCAGCTGCTCTACATCCCGGGCAAGGCGCCCATGGACATGTGGAACCGCGATCGAAAAGCGGGCATCAAGCTCTACGTGCGCCGTGTCTTCATCATGGACGAGGCTGAGAGCCTGATGCCTTCGTACCTGCGCTGGGTCAAGGGTGTGGTGGATTCGGCCGACCTCCCGCTCAACGTGAGCCGGGAGCTGCTGCAGGAAAGTCGCGATGTGAAGGCCATCCGCGAGGGCAATACGCGCCGCGTGCTGGCCATGCTGGAAGACCTGGCGAAGAAAGACAAAGCACCCGAGGCCACGGAAACCGCTGACGGCGTGACCGATGTGGTGAGCGATGAAGACAAAGCCGCGGCAGAGAAAGACGCCGGGAAGTATTCGGCCTTTTACGCCGAATTTGGCTCCGTGCTGAAGGAAGGCCTGGGCGAAGACTTTGCCAACCGCGAAAAGCTCGCGAAGCTGTTGCGTTACGCCAGCACCACCACCGACACGGTGAGCGTGGGCTTTGCCGACTACAAGGCGCGCATGAAAGAGGGCCAGGACGCCATCTACTACATCACCGGCGATTCGCTCGCCGCGGCCAAAAACAGCCCGCAACTGGAAGTGTTCAAGAAGAAGGGCATCGAAGTCTTGCTGATGGCCGACCGGGTGGACGAGTGGGCGATGTCCCATGTGCAAGAGTTTGACGGCACCCCGCTGCAAAGCGTGGCCAAGGGCGCGGTTGATCTGGGCAAGCTGCAGGACGACGACGAGAAGAAAGCCGCCGAAGCCGCGGCCGAGAGCTTCAAGCCCACGCTGGACCGGCTGAAAGAAAGCTTGAAAGACAAGGCCAAAGATGTGCGCGTGACCACGCGTCTGGTCGATTCGCCGGCCTGTCTGGTGGTCGAAGATGGCGACATCTCCAACCAGCTGACCCGCATGCTCAAGGCCGCGGGCCAGCCCGCGCCCACCAGTCAGCCGATCCTGGAAGTGAACGCAGAGCATCCATTGGTGAAAAAGCTGGAAACCTCGGCCCATTTCGACGACTTGGCCCACATCCTGTTTGACCAGGCTTTGCTGGCCGAAGGCGGTTTGCCGGATGACCCAGCCACCTATGTGAAGCGGGTAACGTCCTTGCTGGTTTGA